A region from the Triticum aestivum cultivar Chinese Spring chromosome 3D, IWGSC CS RefSeq v2.1, whole genome shotgun sequence genome encodes:
- the LOC123075969 gene encoding B3 domain-containing protein Os06g0194400-like gives MAGAIAYEEQRRRQIEENNRKLEELRLHQLSAAVREAAGPKFSPVRSEAKSVKPKQVPRDAPVRQSGRVASLPKQPKYRYEDDYPTLVEKKKIRRRASSMRSDIINRVDATDEARRHANSKAQELLRKLVPGGNPSFVKPMKQSHVTGGFWLGLPSQFCGLYLPGSDDTITLEDEEGVEYKTRYLALKTGLSAGWRRFALDHNLVDGDCLVFEWVVWNTFYVYIIRQSSYYK, from the exons ATGGCCGGAGCGATCGCGTACGAGGAGCAGCGCCGGAGGCAGATAGAGGAGAACAATCGCAAGCTGGAGGAGCTGCGTCTGCACCAGCTCTCCGCAGCAGTCAGGGAGGCTGCCGGCCCTAAGTTCTCGCCGGTCAGATCGGAAGCCAAGTCTGTGAAGCCGAAGCAGGTGCCGCGGGACGCCCCGGTCCGGCAGTCCGGCCGTGTGGCCAGCCTCCCCAAGCAGCCCAAGTACCGCTACGAG GATGACTACCCAACCTTGGTAGAGAAGAAGAAGATTAGGAG GAGGGCGAGCAGCATGAGGAGTGACATAATTAATCGAGTAGACGCCACAGATGAGGCCAGACGCCATGCCAACTCCAAAGCCCAAGAGCTGCTGCGTAAGCTGGTGCCCGGCGGCAACCCCAGCTTTGTCAAGCCCATGAAACAGTCTCATGTCACCGGAGGCTTCTGGCTC GGCCTCCCGTCGCAGTTCTGCGGCCTGTATCTCCCGGGGAGTGATGATACCATCACTTTGGAGGATGAGGAGGGTGTCGAGTACAAAACGCGCTACCTCGCGCTTAAGACGGGCCTCAGCGCCGGATGGAGAAGGTTCGCCTTGGACCACAACCTGGTTGATGGTGATTGCTTGGTCTTCGAGTGGGTCGTGTGGAATACGTTCTAT GTCTACATTATCAGACAAAGTTCCTACTACAAATGA